A single genomic interval of candidate division KSB1 bacterium harbors:
- a CDS encoding flippase, protein MRNRSQRSDDVPHPPTESPAGGARTFLRVLRGRVGTLGRNTLYVGVGQFIHLVLAILLTPVAARVLGDSDFGRYSLASTLMYFVFLFSDLGLNTWITREGARDASALGRLFPSALALKLLLLPVLLCLLWLGTRAGGLDPRSAQAVWIFGLYGAASSLWQLALAVFRGREAMQYEPLLFALEKLLITAAALAVFFVLRRGLLSFVLTFPLAGVVTLTVALVILHARFLRLRLSFRPNEWKAMVRLAFPFGFSALLATVYNKLDVVLLTAMTTPAVVGWYSAAYKLLTVTNLIPTVITTATFPRFAALQKSDRSQLNRVFWDGIRILLAICVPMVIMGTTLARPITLFLFGAQYERTAPAIQILIWACGIVFFNIYLTGFLGALGLQGHVVRFQVAATVLNVATNLLLIPRWQHLGSAAATVATEGLMFVLQFRLSLRQLPGVENLKIGWAIAFASASLGATLLLTTRWGWNILPVLVAGGIVYCVAFGLAGGRKAFGLLLS, encoded by the coding sequence ATGCGCAACAGGAGTCAAAGGAGCGACGACGTGCCCCATCCGCCGACCGAATCGCCCGCCGGTGGGGCCAGGACCTTCCTCAGGGTTCTGAGGGGGCGGGTCGGCACGCTCGGCCGCAACACGCTATATGTGGGGGTGGGCCAGTTCATTCACCTGGTGCTGGCCATTCTGCTCACGCCCGTCGCGGCGCGGGTGCTCGGCGATAGCGACTTCGGTCGCTACTCCCTGGCCTCTACCCTAATGTATTTCGTGTTCCTGTTCAGCGACCTGGGACTCAACACGTGGATCACCCGGGAAGGCGCCCGAGATGCCTCCGCCTTAGGTCGTCTTTTCCCCAGCGCTCTTGCCCTGAAGCTTCTTCTGCTTCCGGTCCTTCTTTGTCTTCTGTGGCTTGGTACAAGAGCCGGTGGGTTAGATCCCCGTTCTGCCCAAGCTGTGTGGATCTTCGGACTGTACGGTGCGGCTTCGTCTCTCTGGCAACTGGCGCTGGCTGTGTTCCGCGGACGGGAGGCGATGCAGTACGAGCCTCTGCTGTTCGCTCTGGAAAAGCTGCTGATCACCGCGGCTGCGCTGGCGGTTTTCTTCGTTCTCCGTCGCGGACTCTTGAGTTTCGTCCTCACCTTCCCTCTTGCCGGAGTGGTGACCCTAACGGTCGCTTTGGTGATTCTTCACGCTCGATTCCTCCGTCTTCGCCTCTCCTTTCGCCCGAACGAATGGAAGGCTATGGTGCGGCTGGCCTTCCCCTTTGGCTTCTCGGCTCTGCTCGCCACCGTGTACAATAAGCTGGATGTGGTCCTGCTCACGGCCATGACGACGCCTGCCGTCGTCGGGTGGTACTCGGCGGCCTACAAGCTGCTAACGGTGACCAATTTGATTCCCACGGTCATCACCACCGCCACCTTCCCTCGCTTTGCCGCTCTCCAGAAGAGCGATCGAAGCCAGCTGAACCGGGTGTTTTGGGACGGGATTCGAATCCTCTTGGCGATCTGTGTGCCCATGGTGATCATGGGAACGACCCTGGCAAGGCCCATTACCCTCTTTCTTTTCGGAGCTCAGTACGAACGCACAGCGCCGGCGATCCAGATCCTCATCTGGGCGTGCGGAATCGTGTTTTTCAACATCTATCTCACAGGCTTCCTCGGGGCTCTCGGGCTGCAAGGGCATGTGGTTCGCTTTCAGGTGGCGGCTACGGTCCTCAACGTGGCCACCAATCTCCTGCTGATCCCGCGGTGGCAACATCTGGGTTCCGCGGCCGCGACCGTGGCCACCGAGGGGCTCATGTTCGTCTTGCAATTCCGCCTGTCGCTTCGGCAGCTGCCTGGCGTCGAGAATCTGAAGATCGGCTGGGCTATAGCCTTCGCCAGTGCGAGTCTTGGGGCCACCCTCCTACTCACCACACGATGGGGATGGAACATCCTCCCAGTCCTGGTGGCCGGAGGAATCGTCTACTGCGTCGCGTTTGGACTGGCGGGCGGAAGGAAGGCCTTCGGCCTCTTGCTGTCCTGA
- a CDS encoding glycosyltransferase: MGRMPARKKLLFVVDGFGIGGAEFGALRLIRALRRTGAVSIDVCSTRRDDRLYPEFARAADQVFWFPRRSRLALTSFLRLLVLIRTRRYDVVQTALFYADALGVPAAKLCGVPCIISWQTALGLRTGYAKDDLLRHILTLRLVSRLCSRMVAVSDDLRRSFVARGLTPEDKIQTIHYGVDVEEYRPDTLLRAQARRKLGLTEGQIAIGAMGHFNPVKNHRVLVEAFAEIARDESSCVLLLAGDGQERPRLEAMVQHFRLGGRVRFVGYYRPAAEFLNALDVYVHPSLQEGLPNAVIEAMATGLPVIGAIAGGIPEIVVDGVTGFLFDPRHSGQLAERLATLCASPELRRRMSLAGRKRAVDHFSLEVEARKFLALYEDVLDHRPLWGSKGSGS, encoded by the coding sequence ATGGGTAGGATGCCCGCACGGAAGAAACTCCTTTTCGTAGTGGACGGGTTCGGCATCGGGGGTGCTGAGTTCGGGGCGCTACGCTTGATCCGAGCTCTGCGCAGGACTGGAGCCGTGTCCATTGACGTCTGCAGCACGCGCCGCGACGATCGTCTTTACCCGGAGTTCGCGAGGGCGGCGGACCAGGTTTTCTGGTTCCCGCGACGTAGTCGCCTGGCCCTGACTTCGTTCCTGCGTCTACTGGTCCTCATACGAACCAGGCGATACGACGTCGTTCAGACCGCTCTGTTCTACGCCGATGCCCTCGGTGTGCCGGCAGCCAAGCTTTGCGGCGTCCCTTGCATCATTTCCTGGCAGACGGCCCTGGGACTCCGCACGGGCTACGCCAAAGACGACCTCCTCCGCCACATCTTGACCTTGCGGCTCGTCTCCAGACTCTGTTCGCGCATGGTTGCCGTATCCGACGATCTCCGGAGGTCCTTCGTTGCAAGGGGACTGACCCCGGAGGACAAGATCCAGACGATCCACTACGGCGTGGACGTCGAGGAATATCGACCCGACACGCTGTTGCGTGCCCAGGCGCGCCGGAAGCTTGGACTGACCGAAGGCCAAATAGCCATTGGGGCCATGGGCCATTTCAATCCGGTGAAGAACCACCGGGTCCTTGTGGAGGCCTTTGCCGAAATTGCTCGAGACGAATCCTCCTGCGTCCTTCTTCTCGCCGGTGATGGCCAGGAGCGTCCGAGGCTGGAGGCGATGGTGCAGCACTTCCGCCTCGGTGGCAGGGTGAGGTTCGTCGGCTACTACCGGCCGGCCGCCGAATTTCTCAACGCGCTGGACGTGTACGTTCACCCCTCTCTGCAAGAGGGGCTGCCCAACGCGGTGATCGAGGCCATGGCCACCGGGCTCCCGGTGATCGGCGCCATCGCGGGCGGTATCCCGGAGATCGTCGTGGACGGGGTGACGGGGTTCTTGTTCGACCCCAGACATTCGGGTCAGCTTGCAGAACGCCTGGCCACGTTGTGCGCCTCACCAGAGCTCCGACGGCGAATGTCTCTTGCAGGAAGGAAGCGCGCTGTCGACCATTTCTCTCTCGAGGTAGAGGCCAGGAAATTTCTTGCCCTGTACGAAGATGTCCTCGACCACCGTCCCCTTTGGGGGAGCAAGGGCTCGGGAAGCTAA
- a CDS encoding Ig-like domain-containing protein, with translation MISARKLFLPALVTLLTAYGANAQTVKIMPLGDSITQGTGSSQSPPGGYRDDLAASLTAAGVNFDFVGSLQDGTGFDPDHEGHPAMTALEMKSQVSAWVQAAAPDVVILQIGTNDVNELNQQGATAITDTVVARINSIVTRILDYNPQMTVLLVSLLPRTDALDSKAEEISRAIQNLASSKREAGYRLYFVGLYYMMKAQPNWNTALMADAFHPNDAGYALMAEGIFHVLRRALGLREDVVDDFSRSTLGSMWAHGGGFTIQNGALSNQTPGNNWNVAIYVGHANPKVVRIVWDETATSTGIHEGGIALMLNSENAAQADGYLVWHNGSYVSLWTIKDGQPDEPIMDVPARLSMPVAGDTFRVVITSDATQHRFECYKNSQLDAVVYDNNKLYGNTPYWFAGVGLRAGLPNNVETFDLTTEADLVAPAAITDLKVEGVTTNSVYLSWTAPGDDGSDQGQAASYDIRYSTQPIDYYNFNAAIRVPNPPPPSAPGTKESLHIFGLEPNTTYFFAIRTADDVGNLSALSNVASGKTAAGLVITDEFNRSQLGPDWVAGSEWQIVNGALHNGATDGGWDHIAIYGAKKNPGEVSIKWSSSANLSGINEGGIGLFSAASLTANGYLIWISTQGNVMNKVHLWTIVNGLVTTGEELILIPSQAPLPGPGSVFKVIPRFGTNNAVYFDVFVDGTPAATLADMSGSPRITSSNYYAGVVLRAGLNNDVDAFSITTQLGSPTNLTVVQGQNQTGTVGQWLPDSILVKVTDENGNPLSGIPIRAEILQGGGQLDPEISTGPHLRVDIGGPGFDESSTIHWEADKPYPQGTWTYGKWGYVGGSPGSTSSPISGTERDQLYQTERWGISEFKVDVPNGLYTVRLHFVEMAHTSSGSRVFDVKIENQTVLSNLDIFAEVGRNAALVKTFQVQVNDGVLNVAFVKKIEDPEIAGIEVFQGSEGLITDTRGITGVRWRLGTSAGTQSLRFSAEGYSLTPVTVTATALPAAAQQLSYVSGNNQSGAAGTQLPNPLVVKVTDQYGNAVPNHPVLFEATQGGGRFVSTGTGQATVATNSSGLASVSFILGSQADTNIVRASSSGLQGSPITFKLVATSGVPKSLVYVSGNGQTGTVGRRLADSLKVRVLDRINQGVGGIQVRFDVLQGGGSVSSSVVATNAQGYAAVSWVLGTAIGLQKVQASVSGLQGSPIVFSAMASADLPYRVVKASRDSLRGAAGKLLDDTIRVRVTDQYGNPIAGHSVTFYIVSGGGNLGGAADTTVATDATGIASVRWTLGPTPGATNQLGYRSFASGGAHLQGSPGQFFAFAGDVSRLDYVRGSGQVVSIRRQAPIPLEVQLMDEFGYSVVSYPVTFRVKAGAATFGGGASDTVRVVQTNQQGLASVTAVMGAVYGQSVRIVAEAKDSKGQLVQNAPMVFSLRTPGIRSVEYVSGDGQVGRAGELLENPFVVLVRDSLNNPAPDYEVTYRVVEGGGRFDGDTTRVVRTDDSGRARATLRVGTTVGQQNVALAHVRWAGLDVLNSPVRFTATTAPGLPDSLVYVDGDRQEGLIGTALPKALKVRVKDRYGNGVPNHTVTFTVTAGGGSLDQAGQSTVTKTTNSQGICEVRWILGNQAGQLNNVVEARSLYDNVEIHGSPIVFRATAYSTTADSVAYVSGDGTSGVVGEILATPLRVRVFDRHRNPVLNHPVTFEVVQGDGLVLSSSDTGRTVVVASDREGYATVSFRLGTRAGSANNVVRATSTDGVNPLRGSPVLFRVSGIAALPLADSCHVTASPETLRADGVSKATLTVHLRDRYGNPVPNKAVIFDVAGEDARVEQPTALTDANGQASGRLSSTKSGWKWVTARDISDQVTITRGARVLFRPLEAYRIAYHSGNNQTRNVGTVLAERLAVRVTDRFDNPIAGHPVQFVVTERGGRIVEPQPVYTDSQGIAAATMILGKEPGDNFAEARASGLQGSPVLFREVGVVNRPTTIDVVSGDGQRGVAGEFLKDPLVVRVLDAHGDPVWGALVQFLAPSGGVAWPSVDSTDAYGLASCYFKPGNLVGVYPVVATIADVADNAVFSATAVAGNAARVQAVSGQGQTGTVGSKLANRLVVQVIDRYGNGVQGVPVQFEVVRGGGSLSPSGSVSSNAQGLCSVEWTLGTRSGYQEVRVSGENLEGVPLYFWANALPASPDSMMAYSGDKQHGQAGQPLPLPIAVKVVDRYGNPVPNVNITFTPVDGMSSVERGNAVTDSAGIAQTRWILGSQPGQNIAWAIKLGVKGSPVVFTAVGESNKFPVISCPSDTTVMEGQELRFLVSATDPDGGAVQLGVRGLPRGAVFDSTTTGEFSWTPDYQQAGIYEVLFVARDNEGGVQYRPLRIHVLNFNRRPQLTSWTPADSVLARTYGDTLLFSVEATDPDGDSLRFAWYTVNASAKRFVSATSLYRFVPERYDPGLVQVLAFVTDGTDTVSVRWRVTVLTSVELEAFAGEVAPFHGVVIRWRTTRESGLVGFNIYRATSENGEYVRLNSRPIPPDPSRQYAFVDAKVDAGRTYYYRLEDVSVSGKALMHDPIAVTVLLPRTFQVYQNFPNPFNPVTTIRFELPKDQRVRVEVFNVLGQRVRLLLDEHVEAGFHEVRWDGRDELGRDVASGVYYVRVHAGEASQVKKMLLLR, from the coding sequence ATGATCAGCGCGCGTAAGTTATTCCTGCCGGCCCTCGTCACGCTGCTGACTGCTTATGGGGCCAATGCACAGACCGTCAAGATTATGCCACTGGGCGACTCCATTACCCAGGGTACGGGATCCAGCCAGTCGCCACCCGGAGGCTACCGGGATGACCTGGCCGCCAGCCTGACGGCGGCGGGTGTGAATTTCGATTTCGTCGGGAGTCTCCAAGACGGCACGGGCTTCGACCCTGACCACGAGGGCCACCCCGCCATGACGGCCCTGGAGATGAAGAGCCAGGTGTCCGCCTGGGTGCAGGCGGCTGCCCCCGACGTGGTCATCCTGCAGATCGGGACGAACGACGTGAACGAGCTCAATCAGCAGGGGGCAACGGCGATTACAGATACCGTGGTCGCGCGGATTAATTCCATTGTGACCAGGATTCTGGATTACAACCCCCAGATGACAGTCCTCCTCGTTTCGCTTTTACCGCGCACGGACGCCCTGGACAGTAAGGCTGAGGAAATCAGCCGTGCCATCCAAAACCTGGCCAGCAGCAAACGGGAAGCCGGATACAGGCTCTATTTTGTTGGCCTCTACTACATGATGAAAGCCCAGCCCAACTGGAATACCGCCCTCATGGCCGACGCCTTTCACCCGAACGACGCAGGGTATGCCCTCATGGCGGAGGGCATCTTCCACGTATTGCGGCGGGCCCTCGGACTCCGGGAAGACGTCGTCGATGATTTCTCGCGTTCCACTCTTGGATCCATGTGGGCTCACGGAGGGGGCTTCACGATACAGAACGGGGCGCTCTCCAATCAGACCCCCGGCAACAACTGGAACGTGGCGATCTACGTAGGGCACGCCAACCCGAAGGTCGTCCGCATCGTTTGGGACGAGACAGCTACTTCGACGGGGATTCACGAGGGGGGCATTGCTTTAATGCTCAATTCGGAGAATGCGGCGCAGGCGGACGGCTACTTGGTCTGGCATAATGGCAGCTACGTCTCTTTGTGGACGATCAAGGATGGGCAGCCGGATGAACCGATCATGGATGTTCCAGCGCGCTTGTCCATGCCCGTCGCCGGCGACACATTTCGCGTCGTCATCACCAGCGACGCTACCCAGCACCGTTTTGAGTGCTACAAGAACAGTCAGCTGGACGCCGTTGTCTACGACAACAACAAGCTCTACGGGAACACGCCCTATTGGTTCGCCGGGGTAGGCCTGCGCGCCGGGCTACCCAACAATGTGGAAACCTTCGACCTGACGACGGAAGCGGATCTGGTAGCCCCCGCCGCCATTACGGACTTGAAAGTAGAGGGGGTCACCACCAATTCGGTCTACCTCAGCTGGACGGCCCCGGGAGACGACGGCAGTGATCAGGGCCAGGCAGCCTCTTACGACATCCGCTATTCTACCCAGCCTATTGACTACTACAATTTCAATGCCGCGATTCGGGTCCCCAATCCTCCTCCGCCCTCGGCCCCTGGTACCAAGGAAAGCCTCCACATCTTCGGCTTGGAACCAAACACCACTTATTTCTTTGCCATCCGGACGGCGGACGATGTCGGGAACCTCTCTGCCCTATCGAATGTGGCCAGCGGAAAGACGGCGGCCGGGCTGGTGATCACGGACGAGTTCAACCGCAGCCAACTCGGGCCCGATTGGGTCGCGGGATCGGAGTGGCAGATCGTGAACGGGGCTCTCCACAATGGGGCAACGGACGGGGGATGGGATCATATTGCGATCTATGGTGCCAAGAAAAACCCCGGAGAGGTTTCGATCAAGTGGTCTTCCAGTGCCAACTTGAGCGGAATCAATGAGGGGGGGATCGGCCTCTTTTCGGCAGCTTCTCTGACTGCCAACGGTTACCTGATCTGGATCAGTACGCAGGGGAATGTAATGAACAAGGTCCATCTCTGGACCATCGTGAACGGTTTGGTGACGACCGGCGAAGAGCTCATCCTCATCCCGAGCCAGGCGCCCCTACCTGGCCCGGGTAGCGTCTTCAAGGTGATCCCTCGTTTCGGCACTAACAATGCGGTCTACTTCGACGTGTTCGTGGACGGCACCCCAGCAGCCACCCTTGCGGACATGTCAGGCAGTCCCAGAATTACCTCTTCGAACTATTACGCCGGTGTGGTGCTGCGAGCCGGCCTCAATAACGATGTCGATGCATTCAGCATCACCACCCAGCTTGGATCCCCCACCAATCTCACCGTGGTCCAGGGCCAGAACCAGACGGGCACGGTGGGGCAGTGGCTCCCGGATTCCATTCTCGTCAAGGTTACGGACGAGAACGGTAACCCGCTAAGCGGGATTCCCATCCGCGCCGAGATTCTTCAAGGAGGAGGGCAGCTGGATCCAGAAATAAGCACTGGCCCGCACCTGCGCGTGGACATCGGCGGGCCCGGCTTCGACGAAAGCAGCACCATTCACTGGGAGGCCGACAAGCCCTATCCGCAGGGCACCTGGACGTACGGCAAATGGGGCTACGTCGGCGGGTCCCCAGGCAGCACAAGCTCGCCCATCTCGGGGACGGAGAGGGACCAGCTCTACCAGACCGAGCGCTGGGGTATCTCGGAGTTCAAGGTGGATGTTCCGAACGGCCTCTACACGGTTCGCCTGCACTTTGTCGAGATGGCCCACACCTCCTCAGGAAGCCGTGTTTTCGACGTCAAGATCGAAAACCAGACCGTGCTTTCGAATCTCGACATCTTCGCCGAAGTGGGCCGTAACGCCGCGCTTGTAAAGACATTCCAGGTGCAGGTGAACGACGGGGTGTTGAACGTAGCTTTCGTGAAGAAGATTGAGGATCCGGAGATCGCCGGGATCGAGGTATTCCAAGGTAGCGAAGGCCTCATCACCGATACTCGCGGGATCACGGGCGTGCGGTGGAGGCTCGGCACGTCCGCGGGGACGCAGTCTCTTCGCTTTAGTGCGGAGGGCTACTCCCTGACGCCGGTAACCGTCACGGCGACCGCTCTGCCGGCTGCAGCCCAGCAGCTCTCCTACGTGTCGGGAAACAATCAGTCCGGCGCCGCAGGTACCCAGCTACCGAATCCCCTGGTCGTGAAGGTGACGGACCAGTACGGAAACGCGGTGCCGAACCACCCGGTGCTTTTCGAAGCGACGCAGGGGGGAGGCCGTTTCGTGTCCACTGGGACGGGCCAGGCTACCGTGGCCACAAATAGCTCTGGGCTTGCCTCCGTTTCGTTCATCCTGGGTTCCCAGGCCGATACGAACATCGTGAGGGCGTCCTCGTCGGGTTTGCAGGGATCTCCCATAACTTTCAAGCTCGTTGCGACCTCCGGAGTCCCCAAGTCACTGGTCTACGTGTCGGGCAACGGGCAGACGGGCACGGTCGGCAGGCGACTTGCAGATAGCCTGAAGGTCCGCGTGCTGGACCGGATCAATCAGGGAGTTGGCGGGATCCAGGTTCGCTTTGACGTATTGCAGGGTGGGGGATCGGTGAGCAGCTCGGTTGTGGCTACCAACGCCCAGGGGTACGCCGCGGTAAGCTGGGTTCTGGGCACGGCCATCGGCTTGCAGAAGGTCCAGGCCTCGGTGTCTGGGCTCCAGGGTAGCCCTATTGTGTTCTCGGCGATGGCTTCGGCGGACCTGCCGTACCGTGTGGTCAAGGCCAGCCGCGACAGCTTGCGCGGCGCTGCGGGCAAGCTGCTCGACGATACGATCCGCGTGCGCGTCACGGACCAGTACGGGAACCCGATTGCCGGACATTCCGTGACGTTCTACATCGTGAGCGGCGGGGGTAACCTGGGAGGCGCCGCAGATACCACTGTCGCCACCGACGCTACAGGGATCGCCTCGGTGCGTTGGACCTTAGGTCCGACCCCGGGCGCCACCAATCAGCTGGGCTATCGCTCCTTCGCCAGCGGCGGAGCTCACCTGCAGGGCTCGCCGGGGCAATTCTTCGCCTTTGCGGGCGATGTGAGCCGCCTCGACTACGTCCGCGGTAGCGGGCAGGTAGTCTCCATCCGGCGGCAGGCTCCTATCCCCCTGGAAGTACAGCTCATGGACGAGTTCGGCTACAGCGTGGTCAGCTATCCCGTGACCTTCCGCGTGAAGGCGGGGGCAGCGACCTTCGGCGGCGGCGCCAGCGACACAGTGCGCGTGGTGCAAACCAATCAGCAGGGGCTGGCCTCGGTGACCGCCGTGATGGGGGCGGTGTACGGCCAGTCGGTGCGCATCGTTGCGGAGGCGAAGGACTCCAAGGGACAATTGGTTCAGAACGCCCCCATGGTCTTTTCCCTTCGCACCCCAGGGATACGGAGTGTCGAGTACGTCTCGGGGGATGGCCAGGTCGGGAGGGCCGGGGAGCTTCTCGAGAATCCTTTCGTGGTATTGGTGCGCGATAGCCTGAACAACCCGGCTCCCGACTACGAAGTCACCTACCGCGTGGTCGAAGGTGGTGGAAGGTTCGATGGCGATACGACCAGAGTCGTTCGTACCGACGACAGCGGGCGTGCCAGAGCCACATTACGGGTGGGAACGACCGTAGGCCAGCAGAATGTGGCGCTGGCCCACGTACGGTGGGCGGGGCTGGACGTCTTGAACTCGCCCGTGCGCTTCACTGCAACCACGGCTCCAGGGCTCCCGGATTCCCTCGTTTACGTGGACGGCGACCGGCAGGAGGGACTCATTGGTACCGCTCTGCCGAAGGCCTTGAAGGTACGGGTTAAGGACCGCTACGGAAACGGCGTGCCCAACCACACTGTAACCTTCACCGTTACGGCCGGCGGCGGGTCGCTCGATCAGGCCGGACAGAGCACGGTGACGAAGACGACCAATTCCCAGGGTATCTGCGAGGTCCGCTGGATCTTAGGAAATCAGGCCGGACAGCTCAATAATGTGGTTGAAGCCCGGTCTCTGTACGATAATGTGGAGATCCACGGCTCGCCCATTGTCTTCCGGGCCACGGCCTACAGCACCACGGCCGACTCCGTGGCTTACGTTTCAGGGGACGGAACAAGCGGGGTAGTGGGCGAGATTCTGGCTACGCCGCTGCGCGTGCGAGTCTTCGACCGCCACCGCAACCCGGTCCTCAACCACCCGGTCACGTTCGAGGTCGTTCAGGGGGACGGTCTGGTCCTCTCCTCCAGCGACACGGGGAGGACGGTTGTGGTGGCCTCGGATCGCGAGGGCTACGCCACCGTCTCCTTCCGGCTCGGCACCAGGGCTGGGAGCGCCAACAACGTGGTCCGGGCCACCTCCACGGACGGTGTGAATCCGCTCCGGGGATCGCCGGTTCTCTTCCGGGTGTCGGGAATCGCGGCATTGCCTTTGGCGGACTCCTGCCACGTCACTGCCAGCCCCGAGACGCTACGAGCGGACGGGGTGAGCAAAGCCACCCTGACCGTGCATCTGCGCGATCGCTATGGCAATCCGGTTCCTAACAAGGCGGTAATCTTCGATGTGGCGGGAGAGGATGCCCGAGTAGAGCAGCCCACCGCACTCACGGACGCGAATGGGCAAGCTTCCGGACGCCTTAGCTCCACGAAATCCGGTTGGAAGTGGGTCACAGCCCGCGACATCTCCGACCAGGTGACGATCACAAGGGGCGCTCGGGTGCTCTTCCGGCCTCTGGAAGCCTATCGGATCGCGTACCATAGTGGGAACAACCAGACGCGCAACGTCGGAACCGTGCTGGCCGAACGTCTTGCCGTCCGTGTGACGGATCGGTTCGACAACCCGATCGCGGGACATCCGGTCCAGTTCGTCGTGACCGAACGCGGCGGTAGGATTGTAGAGCCGCAGCCGGTGTATACGGATTCCCAGGGCATAGCGGCAGCAACCATGATCCTCGGAAAGGAGCCCGGCGACAACTTTGCGGAAGCTCGCGCCTCGGGTCTGCAAGGATCGCCGGTCCTGTTCCGCGAAGTCGGCGTGGTCAATCGGCCAACCACCATCGACGTGGTTTCGGGGGATGGGCAGCGTGGAGTGGCCGGGGAATTCCTGAAAGACCCGCTGGTGGTGCGAGTCCTGGACGCCCACGGGGATCCAGTCTGGGGTGCCCTGGTCCAGTTCCTGGCACCTTCGGGTGGGGTCGCCTGGCCTTCTGTTGACTCCACCGATGCGTACGGTCTTGCCTCGTGCTACTTCAAGCCTGGAAATCTGGTCGGTGTGTACCCGGTTGTGGCGACGATCGCCGATGTGGCGGATAATGCCGTGTTCAGCGCCACCGCTGTGGCGGGTAATGCCGCACGCGTCCAGGCTGTGTCGGGTCAGGGCCAAACGGGGACGGTTGGCAGCAAGCTGGCCAATCGCCTGGTGGTGCAAGTGATCGATCGGTACGGGAATGGAGTGCAGGGTGTCCCGGTCCAGTTTGAAGTTGTGCGCGGAGGCGGCTCCCTTTCGCCATCGGGAAGCGTGAGTTCCAATGCGCAGGGACTCTGTTCCGTGGAGTGGACGCTGGGCACCCGCAGCGGCTATCAGGAAGTGCGTGTTTCGGGCGAGAACTTGGAGGGAGTGCCGCTCTACTTCTGGGCAAACGCCCTCCCCGCTTCTCCCGACAGCATGATGGCCTACTCCGGGGACAAGCAGCACGGGCAGGCCGGGCAGCCCCTTCCCCTGCCGATCGCGGTGAAAGTGGTGGACCGCTACGGCAACCCTGTCCCGAACGTGAACATCACGTTCACACCCGTCGATGGGATGAGCTCAGTGGAGAGGGGCAACGCGGTCACCGATTCGGCCGGCATCGCTCAGACACGTTGGATCCTGGGCAGCCAGCCCGGGCAGAATATCGCCTGGGCCATTAAGTTGGGGGTCAAGGGATCGCCGGTGGTCTTCACCGCGGTCGGGGAAAGCAACAAGTTCCCGGTGATCAGCTGTCCATCCGATACCACGGTGATGGAGGGTCAAGAGCTGCGCTTCCTGGTCTCGGCGACGGACCCGGACGGCGGAGCCGTCCAGCTTGGTGTGCGCGGGCTTCCGCGCGGTGCGGTCTTCGACTCCACCACGACCGGCGAATTCAGCTGGACGCCAGACTACCAGCAGGCTGGGATCTACGAGGTCCTGTTCGTCGCACGGGATAACGAGGGCGGAGTGCAGTACCGTCCGCTTCGGATCCACGTCCTGAATTTCAATCGTCGACCGCAGTTGACCTCGTGGACGCCTGCGGACTCGGTTCTGGCCCGCACGTACGGCGACACCCTCCTTTTCTCCGTGGAGGCTACGGATCCCGATGGCGATTCCTTACGCTTTGCCTGGTACACGGTCAACGCCTCCGCCAAGAGGTTCGTCTCGGCTACTTCCCTCTACCGGTTTGTCCCGGAACGCTACGATCCAGGGCTGGTGCAGGTCCTGGCGTTCGTCACCGACGGCACCGATACGGTTTCCGTTCGCTGGCGTGTCACGGTGCTGACCAGCGTGGAGCTGGAGGCGTTCGCTGGGGAGGTGGCGCCATTCCACGGGGTGGTGATCCGTTGGCGGACGACGCGGGAGTCCGGCCTCGTCGGGTTCAATATCTACCGCGCAACCAGCGAAAACGGTGAATACGTGCGCCTGAATTCGCGACCCATCCCACCGGATCCGAGCCGCCAGTACGCCTTCGTCGACGCGAAGGTAGACGCTGGGCGAACCTATTACTATCGTCTGGAGGACGTGTCGGTCAGCGGCAAGGCGCTGATGCACGATCCGATCGCCGTCACCGTTTTACTGCCTCGCACGTTCCAGGTATATCAGAACTTCCCGAACCCGTTTAACCCCGTCACCACGATTCGCTTCGAGCTTCCGAAAGATCAGCGGGTGCGGGTGGAAGTGTTTAACGTGCTGGGACAGCGGGTCCGGCTGCTCTTGGATGAGCACGTAGAGGCCGGCTTCCACGAGGTTCGTTGGGACGGCAGGGATGAGCTGGGTCGTGACGTCGCCTCGGGTGTGTACTACGTACGTGTGCACGCTGGCGAGGCCTCTCAAGTGAAGAAGATGCTCTTGCTGCGATGA